A genomic window from Halomonas sp. LR3S48 includes:
- a CDS encoding DUF1523 family protein, with amino-acid sequence MIYVKWLFWIMLWAFLGAFLHYSLPQYDVVRIVNTYEKRQDLDDWTRMFWADPDEQSRRLVNRDVQFIQAVRPNGRTIVYRNEDTGWGWPPYFKFDTANLYTEASDLVSTKADPKWVAIMHFGWRNMFFSIFPNAISITPVEGPEDKPFNWFTTLFLATLAMSVGYVYWRWRRFRRNRLDPVLEGVEDGLNAAGSAISARRTRLQAWLDTWKTKK; translated from the coding sequence ATGATCTACGTGAAATGGCTGTTCTGGATCATGCTCTGGGCCTTCCTTGGCGCCTTCCTGCATTACAGCCTGCCCCAGTACGATGTCGTCCGCATCGTCAACACCTACGAGAAGCGTCAGGACCTCGACGACTGGACACGCATGTTCTGGGCGGATCCGGACGAGCAATCCCGGAGATTGGTCAACCGCGATGTGCAGTTCATCCAGGCGGTACGACCCAATGGCCGCACCATCGTCTACCGCAATGAGGACACTGGCTGGGGCTGGCCGCCCTACTTCAAGTTCGACACCGCGAACCTCTACACCGAGGCCAGCGATCTCGTCTCCACCAAGGCCGACCCGAAGTGGGTGGCAATCATGCACTTCGGCTGGCGCAACATGTTCTTCTCGATCTTCCCCAACGCCATCTCCATCACACCGGTGGAGGGCCCCGAGGACAAACCCTTCAACTGGTTCACCACGCTCTTCCTGGCCACTCTGGCGATGAGCGTGGGGTACGTCTACTGGCGCTGGCGTCGGTTCCGGCGCAACCGGCTCGACCCCGTGCTGGAAGGCGTAGAGGATGGCCTGAATGCCGCCGGCAGCGCCATCTCTGCAAGGCGGACTCGCCTCCAGGCCTGGCTGGATACCTGGAAGACGAAAAAATAG
- a CDS encoding Lrp/AsnC family transcriptional regulator — MKLDRYDLKILEILSRDGRITKSKLAEAINLSVSPCWERVRRLEKAGIIEGYSARINPHALVKRTPVWVQIELKQHNAESFARFEALIHENPEVTECVAVGGGVDYLMKVEADSVDAYQRLIDEWLTSDVGIERYFTYIVTKTVKRPAPGLGQGDIRAY; from the coding sequence ATGAAGCTTGATCGCTATGACCTGAAGATACTCGAGATCCTGTCCCGCGACGGGCGCATCACCAAGTCGAAGCTGGCCGAGGCGATCAATCTCTCGGTCAGCCCGTGCTGGGAGCGGGTCCGGCGGCTGGAGAAAGCCGGCATCATCGAGGGCTACAGTGCCCGTATCAATCCCCATGCGCTGGTCAAGCGCACCCCGGTGTGGGTGCAGATCGAACTCAAGCAGCACAACGCCGAAAGCTTCGCCCGCTTCGAGGCGCTGATACACGAGAACCCGGAGGTCACCGAGTGTGTGGCCGTGGGGGGCGGAGTGGACTACCTGATGAAAGTCGAGGCCGACTCCGTGGATGCCTACCAGCGTTTGATCGACGAGTGGCTGACCTCCGATGTCGGTATCGAGCGTTACTTCACCTATATCGTGACCAAGACGGTCAAGCGCCCTGCCCCAGGCCTGGGGCAGGGCGACATTCGGGCCTACTGA
- the doeB gene encoding N(2)-acetyl-L-2,4-diaminobutanoate deacetylase DoeB: protein MSKRPSPISATVDFDADGVQHGFLKLPISTDESAWGAVMIPVTVVRNGEGPTALLAGGNHGDEYEGITALLKLASELRAEDVRGRVIIVPMMNMPAAMAGKRTSPMDGGNLNRSFPGDPDGTVTEKIADYFTRVMVPMCDVVLDLHSGGRTLDIIPFGASHVLDNPEQQRQALEGAKAFGAPYAMMMFELDAAALFDTAVESQGKVFVATELGGGGTSTPESLAITERGVRNFLIHFGLVEGEVVMPDEPQVYLDMPDASCYVQSEHTGLLELTLGLGDKVEKGQVIARIYDLTRSGSAPVEYRAGRDGILAARRFPALVNMGDTIAVIAEVVDSLG from the coding sequence ATGAGCAAGCGACCCAGCCCGATCAGCGCCACCGTGGACTTCGATGCCGACGGCGTCCAGCACGGCTTCCTCAAGCTGCCGATCTCCACCGACGAATCGGCCTGGGGGGCGGTAATGATTCCGGTCACCGTGGTCAGGAACGGCGAGGGACCCACGGCGCTGCTGGCCGGCGGCAACCATGGCGACGAGTACGAAGGCATCACCGCACTGCTCAAGCTCGCCAGCGAGCTGCGCGCCGAGGACGTGCGCGGGCGGGTGATCATCGTGCCGATGATGAACATGCCGGCCGCCATGGCCGGCAAGCGTACCTCGCCGATGGATGGCGGCAACCTCAACCGCAGTTTCCCCGGCGACCCCGACGGCACGGTGACCGAGAAGATCGCCGACTACTTCACCCGGGTAATGGTGCCGATGTGCGACGTGGTGCTCGACCTGCACTCCGGCGGGCGCACCCTGGACATCATCCCCTTCGGCGCCTCCCACGTGCTCGACAACCCCGAGCAGCAGCGCCAGGCGCTGGAGGGCGCCAAGGCGTTCGGTGCGCCCTACGCCATGATGATGTTCGAACTCGATGCCGCGGCGTTGTTCGATACCGCCGTGGAAAGCCAGGGCAAGGTCTTCGTTGCCACCGAGCTTGGCGGTGGCGGCACCTCGACCCCCGAGAGCCTGGCCATTACCGAGCGTGGCGTGCGCAACTTCCTGATCCATTTCGGCCTGGTCGAGGGCGAGGTGGTGATGCCCGACGAGCCGCAGGTCTATCTCGACATGCCCGATGCCAGCTGCTACGTGCAGAGCGAGCACACCGGGCTGCTCGAGCTGACGCTGGGGCTGGGCGACAAGGTCGAGAAGGGGCAGGTCATTGCCCGGATCTACGACTTGACCCGCAGCGGCAGTGCACCGGTGGAGTATCGCGCGGGCCGCGACGGTATCCTGGCGGCGCGGCGCTTCCCGGCACTGGTCAACATGGGAGACACCATCGCGGTAATCGCCGAGGTGGTGGATTCGCTGGGCTGA
- the doeA gene encoding ectoine hydrolase DoeA (DoeA (degradation of ectoine A) is also called EutD (ectoine utilization D).), whose product MTQVSLPFTREEYASRLWKVRAEMASRGIDVLVISDPSNMAWLTGYDGWSFYVHQCVLVGLEGEPVWYGRRMDANGALRTCWIDPDNITYYPDYYVQNPDMHPMDYLAQSIMPDRGWHEGVVGLEMDNYYFSAKAYQSLLRELPHARFMDANSLVNWCRAIKSPQEIAYMRIAGKIVEGMHSRILEVIEPGLPKSKLVSEIYRVGIEGWVDEHGKVHGGDYPAIVPMLPTGKDAAAPHLTWDDTPFREGEGTFFEIAGVYKRYHAPMSRTVFLGRPPQDFVRAESALLEGIENGLAMAKPGNRTADIAMALGAAMDKYGFDRGGARCGYPIGISYPPDWGERTMSLRPSDETILEPGMTFHFMPGMWQDEWGLEITESILITDTGCESLASFPRQLFVK is encoded by the coding sequence ATGACTCAGGTATCCCTGCCCTTCACTCGTGAAGAATATGCAAGCCGGCTCTGGAAGGTGCGCGCCGAAATGGCCAGCCGCGGGATCGACGTGCTGGTGATCAGCGATCCCTCCAACATGGCCTGGCTGACCGGCTACGACGGCTGGTCCTTTTACGTCCACCAGTGCGTGCTGGTGGGGCTTGAAGGGGAGCCCGTGTGGTATGGGCGCCGCATGGACGCCAACGGGGCGCTGCGCACCTGCTGGATCGACCCCGACAACATCACTTACTACCCTGACTACTATGTCCAGAACCCGGACATGCACCCCATGGACTACCTGGCCCAGTCGATCATGCCCGACCGCGGTTGGCACGAGGGGGTGGTGGGGCTGGAGATGGACAACTACTACTTCTCGGCCAAGGCCTACCAGAGCCTGCTGCGCGAGCTGCCCCATGCGCGTTTCATGGATGCCAACTCGCTGGTCAACTGGTGCCGGGCGATCAAGTCCCCCCAGGAGATCGCCTACATGCGCATCGCCGGCAAGATCGTCGAGGGCATGCACTCGCGCATCCTCGAAGTGATCGAGCCAGGGCTGCCCAAGAGCAAGCTGGTCTCCGAGATCTACCGCGTGGGCATCGAGGGCTGGGTCGACGAACACGGCAAGGTCCATGGTGGCGACTATCCGGCCATCGTGCCGATGCTGCCCACCGGCAAGGATGCCGCCGCACCGCACCTGACCTGGGACGACACCCCGTTTCGCGAGGGGGAAGGCACCTTCTTCGAGATCGCTGGGGTCTACAAGCGCTACCATGCGCCCATGTCGCGCACCGTGTTCCTGGGCCGGCCGCCGCAGGATTTCGTGCGCGCCGAATCGGCATTGCTCGAGGGCATCGAGAACGGGTTGGCGATGGCCAAGCCCGGCAACCGTACCGCCGATATTGCCATGGCGCTGGGCGCGGCGATGGACAAATACGGCTTCGACCGCGGCGGTGCCCGCTGCGGCTACCCCATCGGCATCAGCTATCCGCCGGACTGGGGCGAGCGCACCATGAGCCTGCGTCCTTCCGATGAGACCATTCTCGAACCCGGCATGACCTTCCACTTCATGCCGGGCATGTGGCAGGACGAATGGGGGCTCGAGATTACCGAGAGCATTCTGATCACCGACACCGGCTGCGAATCGCTGGCCAGTTTCCCGCGCCAGCTGTTCGTGAAATGA
- a CDS encoding PLP-dependent aminotransferase family protein, which produces MTIDLTPYLTDTGPKYLAIARALSEAVRQGELSPGTRLPPHRQLAENLGVSVQTVSRAYAQAEKMGLVQARVGSGTWINALDDARESAYLRAHEARQESPLIDLSIAHPVCPPGHHLRFRQALAELAEHASPEVITACRPIAGLAHQRERASVWLQSRLHVPGEMDDRILCNGAAHGLMLAISSVVQHGDLVLTEALTDHGLIALSRTLGFQLRGIAIDHEGIVPEALELACQRFKPRALYLTPTQLNPTGATMSEARRDAVAEVLARHRVWLIEDDVHALLEAPGFTPVTARIPQLSFHVTSLTKVTVPGLRAGYLTVPRGQLHHVLPRMRATTWMATSLVFEIADHWLADGTVEAMAAEQRTLLGERQQLTHRLLGHHALESRPTSLHVWISLPDAWRAEELQQQAEQEGLAITTAVPFMVEQTPPPRRIRVSLGAEQDIARLEEGLKRLGVLLDEAPPPMMQIVY; this is translated from the coding sequence ATGACAATTGATCTAACCCCGTACCTGACGGATACGGGCCCCAAGTACCTGGCCATTGCCCGTGCCCTCTCGGAAGCGGTGCGTCAAGGCGAGCTTTCGCCCGGTACCCGGCTACCGCCTCACCGTCAGCTCGCCGAGAATCTCGGGGTGAGCGTGCAGACCGTGTCACGGGCTTACGCCCAGGCCGAGAAGATGGGGCTGGTGCAGGCCCGGGTCGGCAGCGGCACCTGGATCAATGCCCTGGACGATGCCCGCGAATCGGCCTACCTGCGCGCTCACGAGGCCCGTCAGGAAAGCCCGCTCATCGATCTGTCGATCGCCCATCCGGTGTGCCCACCGGGTCATCACCTGCGCTTCCGGCAGGCCTTGGCGGAGCTGGCCGAACACGCCAGCCCCGAGGTGATCACCGCCTGCCGGCCGATTGCCGGTCTCGCCCATCAGCGCGAACGCGCCAGCGTCTGGCTCCAGTCGCGCCTGCACGTGCCCGGCGAGATGGATGACCGGATCCTCTGCAACGGTGCCGCCCATGGCCTGATGCTGGCGATCTCGAGCGTGGTCCAGCATGGCGACCTGGTACTGACCGAGGCGCTGACCGACCACGGCCTGATCGCCCTGTCGCGCACGCTGGGCTTCCAGCTACGTGGCATCGCCATCGACCACGAAGGCATCGTGCCCGAAGCTCTGGAGCTAGCCTGTCAGCGCTTCAAGCCGCGCGCGCTCTACCTCACGCCGACCCAGCTCAATCCCACCGGGGCGACGATGAGCGAGGCTCGCCGCGACGCGGTGGCCGAGGTGCTGGCGCGCCATCGGGTATGGTTGATCGAGGACGACGTGCATGCCCTGCTGGAAGCGCCCGGCTTCACGCCGGTGACGGCGCGTATCCCACAGTTGAGTTTCCACGTCACCAGCCTGACCAAGGTGACCGTACCGGGCCTGCGCGCCGGCTACCTCACCGTGCCACGCGGGCAGTTGCACCATGTGCTGCCGCGCATGCGCGCCACGACATGGATGGCCACCTCGCTGGTGTTCGAGATCGCCGACCATTGGCTGGCCGACGGTACCGTCGAGGCCATGGCCGCCGAGCAGCGCACCCTGCTCGGCGAACGCCAGCAGCTTACCCATCGGCTGCTGGGGCATCATGCCCTGGAGTCGCGCCCCACCAGCCTGCACGTGTGGATATCTCTGCCCGACGCCTGGCGCGCCGAGGAGCTGCAGCAGCAGGCCGAACAGGAGGGCTTGGCGATCACCACCGCAGTACCGTTCATGGTGGAACAGACACCGCCGCCGCGGCGCATCCGCGTGAGCCTTGGCGCCGAGCAGGACATTGCCCGTCTCGAGGAGGGGCTCAAGCGCCTGGGAGTACTGCTCGACGAGGCACCGCCGCCAATGATGCAGATCGTCTACTGA